A region of Onychomys torridus chromosome 10, mOncTor1.1, whole genome shotgun sequence DNA encodes the following proteins:
- the Sowahb gene encoding ankyrin repeat domain-containing protein SOWAHB, producing MAGELSQEALLDFLCQAGGRVRNAELLGHFKGFLRDPHVPPGQLQQRRELFKGFVNSVAAVRQDPDGTKYVVLKRRYRDLLGEEGLQRPTPAEGPPRGRRRRRRPRDPEAQKPPAGAAPRVDSGGEELAGSSAREAAGAEHDPRDSPSRETPGPEAAQTRGRCAAAETRGRCCWECQQNGWGDPTGQHLPGDLEDPAAASEEPELAAPAPEDLGAPGWLREGASAERAPVCATPGWPPAAIEAAGSPTSPPAVLPLPALSSEPLELFAAGSPNHSTQQLQQQQQQQQRTREWVSRCPQMPEARNPGPTRAWSVVPDDFLQLPLETAFGVSETNSVLPEPAVSLHSLLPVVPDESSESWPGNLPPTVFRSIRCQLSLQDLDDFVDQESHGSEESSSGPKESPGTPEEGQQPVLGTSSWGELRDPTEGLSVSSNDSSPSPIRRSLRNRGNVPSSRKVSTVAKSLGDHPQEASPWPALKFRRSLRRSARTGRTKSSSSSDEEHLDEDLLKRSRRPPRARKPSKAGALPNPRVDIVLIQNLADANFVAGQPHTSWAPSRDGSSALISHRLSEHRSPLVPLDAREHEWIVRLASGSWLNVQMLFWEDPQLALHRDFLTGYTALHWLAKHGDLRALQDLISGAQKAGVALDVNVRSSCGYTPLHLAAMHGHQGVIKLLVQRLASRVNVRDHSGKKPWQYLNSNATGETWQLLGAPRGKPIFPVYPLVQSSSPARKVKSREMSRNVTRKSSLAALLKTQHNKWKLASQYEKFHTPKDKEEYSD from the coding sequence ATGGCCGGGGAGCTGAGCCAGGAGGCACTGCTGGACTTTCTGTGCCAGGCCGGGGGCCGAGTGCGTAACGCCGAGCTCTTGGGCCACTTCAAGGGCTTCCTGCGCGACCCTCACGTGCCTCCCGGCCAGCTGCAGCAGCGTCGCGAGCTCTTCAAGGGCTTCGTGAACTCGGTGGCCGCAGTGCGCCAGGACCCCGACGGCACCAAGTACGTGGTGCTCAAGAGGAGGTACAGGGAcctgctgggggaggagggcctGCAGCGACCCACCCCTGCAGAGGGACCGCCGcggggccgccgccgccgccgccgcccgcgggACCCGGAGGCGCAGAAGCCGCCGGCAGGTGCTGCGCCCCGGGTGGACTCAGGTGGCGAGGAGCTAGCCGGCAGCAGCGCGCGGGAGGCGGCCGGGGCAGAGCACGACCCGAGGGACAGCCCGAGCCGGGAGACACCGGGGCCCGAGGCTGCTCAGACCAGAGGCAGGTGTGCGGCTGCGGAGACGCGGGGCCGCTGCTGCTGGGAATGCCAACAGAATGGCTGGGGGGACCCCACCGGACAGCATCTGCCCGGAGATCTCGAGGACCCTGCGGCCGCCAGCGAGGAGCCAGAGCTCGCCGCGCCCGCCCCGGAGGACCTCGGAGCTCCCGGGTGGCTGCGGGAAGGAGCGTCGGCTGAGCGAGCACCGGTATGTGCAACGCCTGGCTGGCCTCCGGCCGCCATCGAGGCTGCTGGGAGCCCGACGTCCCCGCCCGCTGTCCTGCCCCTCCCGGCTCTCTCCAGTGAGCCGCTGGAGCTGTTTGCCGCCGGCTCCCCGAACCATTCTacccagcagctgcagcagcagcagcagcagcagcagcgcacTCGAGAGTGGGTAAGCAGATGCCCGCAGATGCCGGAGGCCCGGAACCCGGGTCCCACTCGCGCCTGGTCAGTGGTGCCAGACGACTTCCTCCAGCTACCCTTGGAAACCGCCTTTGGGGTCTCGGAGACAAACTCTGTGCTGCCAGAGCCCGCAgtgtctcttcattctctcctgcctGTGGTTCCTGATGAGTCCTCAGAATCCTGGCCCGGGAACCTTCCACCCACCGTCTTTCGAAGCATTCGTTGCCAGCTGTCCCTCCAGGATCTGGATGACTTTGTGGATCAAGAGAGCCACGGCAGCGAGGAGAGCAGCAGTGGACCTAAGGAGTCTCCCGGAACCCCCGAAGAGGGGCAGCAACCTGTCCTGGGAACTTCCTCTTGGGGAGAGCTCAGGGATCCTACTGAGGGCCTATCTGTGTCTTCAAATGACAGCAGCCCCAGTCCGATCCGGCGGAGCCTCAGAAATAGAGGGAATGTGCCCAGTTCTAGGAAGGTTTCAACAGTAGCTAAAAGCCTTGGAGACCACCCCCAGGAGGCTTCGCCCTGGCCAGCCCTCAAGTTCCGGAGGTCTCTCAGGAGGAGCGCTCGTACAGGCAGAActaaatcctcctcctcctctgatgaGGAGCATCTTGATGAAGACTTGTTGAAAAGGAGCCGGCGCCCACCTCGGGCCAGGAAACCTTCCAAGGCAGGAGCCCTGCCCAACCCAAGGGTGGATATTGTTTTGATACAGAATTTGGCAGATGCTAATTTTGTGGCAGGTCAGCCACACACCTCGTGGGCCCCCAGTAGGGATGGATCTTCAGCCTTGATATCCCACAGACTTTCTGAGCACAGGTCACCCCTTGTTCCCCTAGATGCCAGAGAACATGAATGGATCGTGAGGCTTGCCAGTGGCTCCTGGCTTAACGTGCAGATGTTGTTCTGGGAAGATCCCCAGTTGGCTTTGCACAGAGACTTCCTGACCGGGTACACAGCCTTGCACTGGCTAGCAAAGCATGGTGACCTGCGTGCCCTTCAAGACTTGATCTCTGGAGCCCAGAAGGCAGGGGTTGCACTCGATGTAAACGTGAGGTCCAGTTGTGGCTATACACCACTGCACCTCGCAGCTATGCACGGCCACCAGGGAGTCATCAAATTGCTAGTACAAAGGTTAGCTTCTCGGGTGAATGTCCGGGACCACAGTGGCAAGAAGCCGTGGCAGTATCTGAACAGTAATGCCACTGGGGAAACATGGCAGCTCCTGGGTGCACCCCGGGGCAAACCCATCTTCCCTGTATATCCCTTAGTACAAAGCTCCTCCCCAGCCAGGAAGGTCAAGAGCCGGGAAATGTCTAGAAATGTCACCCGGAAGTCTTCCTTGGCTGCTTTGCTCAAAACTCAGCACAACAAATGGAAGTTGGCCAGCCAGTATGAGAAATTCCACACCCCAAAGGACAAAGAAGAGTACAGTGACTGA